From a region of the Streptomyces sp. B21-083 genome:
- a CDS encoding TetR/AcrR family transcriptional regulator, with translation MAAKGGERTRRRLSTGERREQLLSVGARLFSESPYDDVWIEQVAEIAGVSRGLLYHYFPTKRDFFAAVVERESERMLRMTAAVPGVPARDQLDANLDAFLAYVEEHAHGYRAFHRADASGDQAVRKVYQRALAAQERQILAALAADPEFGRLSGERPELRLAVRGWLAFTTAVCLEWLRGSDLSRQQVRDLCARSLLGTLAP, from the coding sequence ATGGCTGCGAAGGGCGGGGAGCGCACACGTCGGCGGTTGAGTACCGGCGAGCGCCGGGAGCAGCTCCTGTCGGTCGGTGCGCGGCTGTTCTCGGAGAGCCCGTACGACGACGTGTGGATCGAGCAGGTCGCCGAGATCGCCGGGGTCTCGCGCGGGCTGCTCTACCACTACTTCCCGACCAAGCGGGACTTCTTCGCGGCGGTCGTGGAGCGCGAGAGCGAGCGCATGCTGCGGATGACGGCGGCCGTGCCGGGCGTTCCCGCACGGGATCAACTGGACGCGAACCTCGACGCGTTCCTCGCCTACGTCGAGGAGCACGCGCACGGCTATCGCGCCTTCCATCGTGCCGACGCGTCCGGCGACCAGGCCGTACGGAAGGTCTATCAGCGGGCGCTGGCCGCACAGGAGCGGCAGATCCTCGCGGCGCTCGCGGCGGACCCGGAGTTCGGGCGGCTGTCCGGGGAGCGGCCCGAACTGCGGCTCGCCGTCCGGGGCTGGCTGGCGTTCACCACCGCCGTGTGCCTGGAGTGGCTGCGCGGTTCGGACCTGTCCCGGCAACAGGTGCGGGACCTGTGCGCGCGGTCGCTGCTCGGCACCCTCGCGCCCTGA
- a CDS encoding ricin-type beta-trefoil lectin domain protein has protein sequence MKRKPLLLSIVAALLLVLSAAGSSFSSVMNPPGAPSAAAATAGCGKAPLASGNHTIQSGGQTRSYILRVPSGYDSNHPYRLVFGFHWRGGTANDVDSGGTDGYNWSYYGLRRLADSANNGTIFVAPQGNGNGWANPGGQDVAFVDAMVSQLEAGLCVDTTQLFAGGFSYGGGMSYALACSRATVFRAVAVYSGANLSGCSGGNQPIAYMGLHGLRDNVLPISSGRELRDTFVRNNGCTRQNPPEPANGSLTHIITTYSGCRSGYPVVWAAFDGAGHDPGPIDGSTGDGWRTWTSGAVWQFFSQFGSDQPPNPPSGSSQKIVGQQSGRCLDIGNSATANGTQAQLWDCHGGTNQRWTYNAGKQLVVYGNKCLGVGQSAGNGTAAAIFDCTTLADQQWNVNSNGTITAAQSGLCLDAAGQGTANGTKLQLWSCSGGANQNWRLES, from the coding sequence ATGAAACGCAAACCGTTACTGCTGTCCATCGTGGCCGCGCTGCTTCTCGTCCTGTCAGCTGCGGGCTCCTCGTTCAGCAGCGTCATGAACCCGCCCGGGGCGCCCTCCGCCGCCGCCGCGACCGCCGGCTGCGGGAAGGCCCCGCTGGCGAGTGGTAACCACACCATCCAGAGCGGCGGCCAGACGCGCAGCTACATCCTGCGGGTTCCTTCCGGCTACGACAGCAACCACCCGTACCGGCTGGTCTTCGGTTTCCACTGGCGCGGCGGAACGGCCAACGACGTCGACTCGGGCGGGACGGACGGCTACAACTGGTCCTACTACGGCCTGCGGCGTCTCGCGGACAGCGCGAACAACGGCACGATCTTCGTCGCCCCGCAGGGCAACGGCAACGGCTGGGCCAACCCCGGTGGCCAGGACGTGGCCTTCGTCGACGCCATGGTCAGCCAGCTCGAGGCAGGTCTGTGCGTCGACACCACCCAGTTGTTCGCCGGCGGCTTCAGCTACGGCGGCGGGATGTCGTACGCCCTCGCCTGCTCCCGGGCGACGGTCTTCCGCGCGGTCGCCGTCTACTCCGGCGCGAACCTCAGCGGATGCAGCGGCGGCAACCAGCCCATCGCCTACATGGGTCTGCACGGCCTCAGGGACAACGTGCTGCCCATCTCGTCGGGACGGGAACTGCGTGACACCTTCGTCCGGAACAACGGCTGCACCCGGCAGAACCCGCCCGAGCCTGCCAACGGGAGCCTGACGCACATCATCACCACCTACTCCGGATGCCGGTCCGGATACCCCGTCGTCTGGGCCGCGTTCGACGGCGCGGGCCACGACCCCGGTCCCATCGACGGTTCCACCGGTGACGGCTGGCGCACCTGGACGTCGGGAGCGGTGTGGCAGTTCTTCTCCCAGTTCGGCTCGGACCAGCCGCCGAACCCGCCTTCGGGCAGCAGCCAGAAGATCGTCGGTCAGCAGTCGGGGCGCTGCCTCGACATCGGCAACTCCGCGACGGCCAACGGTACGCAGGCACAGCTGTGGGACTGCCACGGCGGCACCAACCAGCGGTGGACCTACAACGCCGGAAAGCAGCTGGTCGTCTACGGCAACAAGTGCCTGGGTGTCGGCCAGTCCGCGGGCAACGGGACCGCGGCGGCGATCTTCGACTGCACGACGCTGGCGGACCAGCAGTGGAACGTCAATTCCAACGGCACGATCACAGCGGCGCAGTCCGGGCTCTGCCTGGACGCCGCCGGCCAGGGGACCGCGAACGGGACGAAACTCCAGCTGTGGAGTTGCTCGGGCGGTGCGAACCAGAACTGGCGCCTGGAGAGCTGA
- a CDS encoding lactonase family protein, whose protein sequence is MSGDTEPARGARDGWSRRRFVGAAAGTAATASVPARAMTAVPVERAPAPDSPAPAPTPESAHSAPTGPRPLLLGTYTSVEGGGTGIGLATYDPVSGRVTGAGTLTGVADPSYLAAHPDGRTLYAVNEREDGGVTAIRRDGEGRGHQVLGTRGTGGSAPCHLSVHPSGRWLLSANYGSGSVAVHPIDTSGALGERTDLVTHSSPAPGPGQQGPHAHQFVTSPDGGHVLAVDLGTDTVYTYRLDSGRGTLTEVSRARTRPGAGPRHLTFHPGGRYAYLANEVDNTVAVCGYSPATGRLDIGEAQSTGTGAATSYPAQFVVTPDGRYAYLANRGHNSLTRYAVEAGGARLRLLDTVPVAGDFPRHIALAPGGNLLFAANQRSSTVSVFHVDRASGELRLAGQPFASPVAVCALPL, encoded by the coding sequence ATGAGCGGTGATACGGAACCGGCGCGGGGCGCGCGCGACGGCTGGAGCAGGCGCCGGTTCGTGGGTGCGGCGGCGGGGACGGCCGCGACGGCGTCCGTGCCGGCGCGGGCGATGACGGCCGTCCCGGTGGAGCGCGCCCCCGCACCGGACTCACCCGCCCCCGCGCCGACGCCTGAGTCCGCACACTCCGCGCCGACCGGCCCTCGCCCGCTTCTCCTCGGCACCTACACCTCCGTCGAGGGGGGCGGCACCGGCATCGGTCTCGCGACCTACGATCCGGTCTCGGGACGTGTCACCGGCGCGGGAACCCTCACGGGCGTGGCCGACCCGTCCTATCTCGCCGCACACCCGGACGGCCGCACCCTGTACGCGGTGAACGAGCGCGAGGACGGCGGCGTGACCGCGATCCGGCGCGACGGCGAGGGGCGCGGCCATCAGGTGCTCGGCACGCGCGGGACCGGCGGGTCGGCACCGTGCCATCTGTCGGTCCATCCGAGCGGGCGCTGGCTGCTCAGCGCCAACTACGGCTCCGGCAGCGTGGCGGTGCACCCCATCGACACCTCGGGCGCGCTCGGTGAGCGCACCGACCTGGTCACGCACTCCAGTCCCGCACCGGGCCCGGGTCAACAGGGCCCGCACGCGCACCAGTTCGTCACCAGCCCGGACGGCGGCCATGTTCTCGCGGTCGATCTGGGCACGGACACGGTCTACACCTACCGCCTGGACAGCGGACGCGGCACGCTCACCGAGGTCTCGCGCGCCCGGACCCGCCCGGGCGCCGGCCCCCGTCACCTCACCTTCCATCCCGGCGGCCGGTACGCGTATCTCGCCAACGAGGTCGACAACACGGTCGCCGTCTGCGGCTACTCCCCCGCCACCGGCCGCCTGGACATCGGGGAGGCACAGTCCACGGGGACGGGGGCGGCCACGAGCTACCCGGCCCAGTTCGTGGTGACTCCGGACGGGCGGTACGCGTATCTGGCGAACCGTGGGCACAACAGCCTGACGCGGTACGCCGTGGAGGCGGGCGGTGCCCGTCTCCGGCTCCTCGACACGGTTCCGGTCGCGGGCGACTTCCCGCGCCACATCGCCCTCGCGCCGGGCGGGAACCTGCTGTTCGCGGCGAACCAGCGGTCGAGTACGGTCAGCGTCTTCCACGTCGACCGCGCGAGCGGTGAACTGCGGCTCGCGGGCCAGCCGTTCGCGTCACCCGTCGCCGTCTGTGCGCTGCCGCTGTAG
- a CDS encoding DUF2470 domain-containing protein yields the protein MGDSQTWAAEPAAAERARSVLAAAWSCAVTADGGREEFVGAHTVGEDGRVVLDVPADSALLAAAVCAPRGEPSAVLEFADVSPVPVRNRIRARLWMAGWFTAEDEQLAFRPTRVVLRQTSGATVVDLTEFAAAAPDPLATAEAELLTHLADCHGDAVERLTRLVEPDSLHGALSVRPLAVDRHGITLRIERVRTHGDVRLAFHEPADSVSQLTERMHILLTQAGAASCPRALQRQRTDGDG from the coding sequence ATGGGTGACAGTCAGACCTGGGCGGCCGAGCCCGCCGCGGCGGAACGCGCGCGTTCGGTGCTTGCCGCCGCGTGGTCGTGCGCGGTGACCGCGGACGGCGGTCGTGAGGAGTTCGTCGGCGCGCACACCGTAGGCGAGGACGGCCGGGTGGTCCTGGACGTGCCGGCCGACAGCGCGCTGCTCGCCGCCGCCGTCTGCGCACCGCGCGGTGAGCCGTCGGCCGTACTGGAGTTCGCCGACGTCTCGCCCGTCCCCGTACGCAACCGGATCCGCGCCCGGCTGTGGATGGCCGGCTGGTTCACCGCCGAGGACGAGCAGCTCGCGTTCCGCCCGACGCGCGTGGTCCTGCGCCAGACGTCCGGTGCCACCGTCGTCGACCTCACCGAGTTCGCCGCCGCCGCGCCCGACCCGCTGGCGACTGCCGAGGCCGAGCTGCTGACCCATCTCGCCGACTGCCACGGTGACGCCGTCGAGCGCCTCACCCGCCTGGTCGAGCCGGACAGCCTGCACGGCGCCCTCAGCGTCCGGCCGCTCGCCGTCGACCGGCACGGAATCACCCTGCGCATCGAGCGGGTCCGCACCCACGGCGACGTACGGCTGGCGTTCCACGAGCCCGCCGACTCGGTGTCCCAGCTCACCGAGCGCATGCACATCCTGCTCACCCAGGCCGGTGCCGCCTCCTGCCCGCGCGCACTACAGCGGCAGCGCACAGACGGCGACGGGTGA
- a CDS encoding FUSC family protein translates to MRVVPGEWTASVVRFVGKHREPVVVQSLRSAAAATIAYVVALRVSPEAAPLTAPLTALLVVQVTLYATITTGIRRVNSVVAGVVIAIGFSVLVGLTWWSLGLIILASLAVGHLVRVSEFVPEVAISAMLVLGVTRVGDTAWARVLETVIGAAVGLAFNLLFAPPVWVDAAGESIEGLARRVRQLMLRMGEEAAGRTPVDHATARLHEARRLDHDIVEVDAALKQAEDSLRLNPRVREGLLHRVVLRTGLDTLEICTVVLRVLARSLTDLAKEREPDPLFAPETGAALERLLAEIADAVVSFAVLVTTDVSVSAESAESRLATELRAATATRDRLAQLLLAEVRQNAEITAQWHLHGAVLTEVNRILDELDTEHRSRRLLEELDRCTREERERMPWVTRLRKYVRVPGRNREAVSRRSM, encoded by the coding sequence ATGCGAGTGGTACCTGGAGAGTGGACGGCTTCCGTCGTCCGGTTCGTCGGCAAGCACCGCGAACCCGTGGTCGTCCAGTCCCTGCGGTCGGCGGCCGCGGCGACGATCGCCTACGTCGTCGCGCTCCGCGTCAGCCCCGAGGCCGCTCCGCTCACCGCCCCGCTGACGGCCCTGCTGGTCGTCCAGGTCACCCTGTACGCCACGATCACCACGGGCATCCGCCGGGTGAACTCCGTGGTCGCCGGCGTCGTCATCGCGATCGGCTTCAGTGTGCTGGTCGGTCTCACCTGGTGGAGTCTGGGACTGATCATCCTGGCCTCGCTGGCGGTCGGGCATCTGGTGCGGGTCAGTGAGTTCGTGCCCGAGGTGGCGATCAGCGCGATGCTGGTGCTGGGCGTCACCCGGGTCGGGGACACGGCCTGGGCGCGGGTGCTGGAGACCGTGATCGGCGCTGCCGTCGGGCTCGCCTTCAACCTGCTGTTCGCTCCCCCGGTGTGGGTGGACGCGGCCGGTGAGTCCATCGAGGGTCTGGCGCGCCGGGTACGGCAGCTGATGCTGCGTATGGGCGAGGAGGCCGCCGGACGCACCCCGGTGGACCACGCGACCGCCCGGCTGCACGAGGCCCGCCGGCTCGACCACGACATCGTCGAGGTGGACGCGGCGCTGAAGCAGGCCGAGGACAGCCTGCGGCTCAACCCGCGCGTCCGGGAGGGCCTGCTGCACCGGGTGGTGCTGCGCACCGGCCTGGACACCCTGGAGATCTGCACGGTCGTCCTGCGTGTCCTCGCCCGCAGCCTCACCGACCTGGCCAAGGAACGGGAGCCCGACCCGCTGTTCGCCCCGGAGACGGGCGCCGCGCTGGAGCGGCTGCTGGCCGAGATCGCCGACGCCGTGGTCAGTTTCGCGGTCCTCGTCACCACCGACGTCAGTGTCAGCGCCGAGTCGGCGGAGAGCCGGCTGGCCACCGAACTGCGGGCCGCGACGGCGACCCGCGACAGGCTGGCCCAGCTGCTCCTGGCGGAGGTCCGGCAGAACGCCGAGATCACTGCCCAGTGGCACTTGCACGGTGCCGTCCTGACCGAGGTCAACCGCATCCTCGACGAGCTGGACACCGAGCACCGCTCGCGGCGGCTCCTTGAGGAGCTGGACCGCTGCACGCGTGAGGAGCGGGAGCGGATGCCGTGGGTGACCCGGCTGCGGAAGTACGTGCGGGTGCCGGGCAGGAACCGTGAGGCGGTGTCACGTCGTTCTATGTGA
- a CDS encoding cytochrome P450 translates to MTETATRTAASRGFRSAELGWPELRRIPHPPRRIPLLGDLVGVSPRTPLQDSMRVGRQLGPIFRRRVFGKEIVFVWGAELTGDLADETRFAKHVGLGVANLRPVAGDGLFTAYNDEPNWQLAHDVLAPGFSREAMAEYHPMMLAVAGQLTDHWDRELVAGRAVDVPGDMTKLTLETIARTGFGHDFGSFERARPHPFVTAMVGALNHAQYLNIVPAPLAPLLLRRATRRNEAAVAYLNRTVDELVRARRASDGGGGGTGDLLDRMLDTTHPETGERLGPENVRRQVLTFLIAGHETTSGALSFALHYLSRHPEVAARARAEVDRVWGGAEVPGYDQIAKLRYVRRVLDESLRLWPTAPGFAREARHDTVLGGEHPMREGAWTLVLAPLLHRDPTVWGADANRFDPDRFDAAAVRARPAHAFKPWGTGARACIGRQFALHEATLVLGLLLRRYDLKPDPDYRLRVAERLTVMPEGLRLHLEHRSPGEELAAA, encoded by the coding sequence ATGACCGAGACGGCGACCCGGACAGCCGCGTCCAGGGGGTTCCGCAGTGCCGAGCTGGGCTGGCCGGAGCTGCGGCGGATCCCGCATCCGCCGCGCCGGATTCCGCTGCTCGGCGACCTGGTCGGTGTCAGTCCCCGTACGCCCCTCCAGGACTCGATGCGCGTCGGACGGCAGCTCGGGCCGATCTTCCGGCGCAGGGTGTTCGGCAAGGAGATCGTGTTCGTCTGGGGCGCGGAGCTCACCGGCGATCTGGCGGACGAGACCCGCTTCGCCAAACATGTGGGCCTCGGGGTGGCCAACCTCCGCCCGGTCGCCGGGGACGGACTGTTCACGGCGTACAACGACGAGCCCAACTGGCAGCTGGCGCACGACGTTCTCGCCCCCGGTTTCAGCCGCGAGGCGATGGCTGAGTACCACCCGATGATGCTGGCCGTGGCCGGGCAGCTCACGGACCACTGGGACCGGGAACTGGTCGCGGGCCGTGCGGTGGACGTGCCCGGCGACATGACGAAGCTGACCCTGGAGACCATCGCGCGCACCGGCTTCGGGCACGATTTCGGCTCCTTCGAACGGGCCCGCCCGCACCCCTTCGTGACGGCGATGGTGGGCGCCCTGAACCACGCGCAGTATCTGAACATCGTCCCCGCGCCGCTCGCCCCGCTGCTGTTGCGCCGGGCCACACGGCGCAACGAGGCGGCCGTGGCGTACCTGAACAGGACGGTCGACGAGCTCGTACGGGCCCGCCGGGCGTCGGACGGCGGGGGCGGCGGCACCGGCGATCTGCTCGACCGCATGCTCGACACCACCCACCCCGAGACCGGTGAACGCCTCGGGCCCGAGAACGTGCGCCGGCAGGTCCTCACCTTCCTCATCGCCGGGCACGAGACGACGTCCGGCGCGCTCTCCTTCGCCCTGCACTATCTCTCCCGGCACCCGGAGGTCGCCGCCCGCGCCCGCGCCGAGGTGGACCGTGTCTGGGGCGGGGCGGAGGTCCCCGGCTACGACCAGATCGCCAAGCTGCGGTATGTGCGCCGGGTGCTCGACGAGTCGCTGCGGCTGTGGCCGACGGCGCCCGGTTTCGCCCGCGAGGCCCGCCACGACACGGTGCTCGGCGGCGAGCATCCGATGCGCGAGGGCGCCTGGACGCTGGTCCTGGCTCCGCTGCTGCACCGCGACCCGACGGTCTGGGGCGCCGACGCGAACCGTTTCGACCCGGACCGTTTCGACGCGGCGGCCGTGCGCGCCCGCCCCGCTCACGCGTTCAAGCCCTGGGGCACCGGGGCCCGGGCGTGCATCGGCCGCCAGTTCGCCCTGCACGAGGCGACCCTGGTCCTCGGTCTGCTGTTGCGCCGCTACGACCTGAAGCCCGACCCGGACTACCGGCTGCGGGTGGCGGAACGCCTGACGGTGATGCCGGAAGGGCTCCGGCTGCACCTCGAACACCGTTCCCCGGGCGAGGAGTTGGCGGCTGCCTGA